One genomic segment of Dehalococcoidales bacterium includes these proteins:
- a CDS encoding ABC transporter ATP-binding protein produces MTNQATAELHPDSREGSDVVLRTTGLTKRFGQLEAVKNLDLEVRRGEVFGFLGPNGAGKSTTVGMILGLIAPSGGSIELFGRRLEDNQWAALRRIGAVVESPAFYPYLSGRDNLEALARAIGGIPRARIAEVLERVNLQDRAADRYSHYSMGMKQRLGIASTLLRDPELIVLDEPASGLDPAGTKEVRDLIPRLAHEGRALFLCSHLLHEVEQVCDRVAIIKEGVMLACAPVHELLAQGRTIQIKVDDPARAAAILSGLPWINSVKRENDHLIVDAPEESASRVSAALAEHSIFPSELVSHGVSLESVFLQLTGGESGD; encoded by the coding sequence ATGACCAATCAGGCAACCGCAGAACTTCATCCTGACTCAAGAGAAGGCAGCGATGTTGTCCTGCGTACCACCGGCCTGACCAAGCGTTTCGGCCAACTGGAAGCAGTAAAGAACCTCGACTTAGAGGTTCGCCGGGGCGAGGTTTTCGGCTTCCTGGGGCCAAATGGCGCAGGCAAGAGCACCACAGTCGGAATGATCCTGGGGCTGATCGCTCCCTCCGGTGGGAGCATCGAGCTGTTTGGTCGCAGGCTTGAGGACAACCAATGGGCTGCGCTCCGGCGCATAGGAGCGGTGGTCGAATCACCTGCCTTCTATCCTTACTTGTCCGGGCGGGACAATCTGGAGGCACTTGCCAGAGCCATCGGAGGCATTCCCAGGGCCAGGATAGCAGAGGTGCTGGAGCGGGTCAACCTGCAGGACCGTGCTGCAGACAGGTATAGCCACTATTCCATGGGAATGAAGCAGAGGCTGGGAATTGCGTCGACTCTGCTAAGGGACCCGGAACTCATCGTCCTGGATGAACCTGCCAGCGGACTCGACCCTGCTGGGACCAAGGAAGTGCGCGATCTGATTCCAAGGTTGGCGCATGAAGGTCGCGCCCTGTTTCTGTGCAGTCACCTGCTTCATGAGGTTGAGCAGGTGTGCGATAGAGTGGCGATAATCAAGGAGGGCGTCATGCTCGCCTGCGCCCCGGTTCACGAGCTATTGGCGCAAGGCCGGACGATTCAAATCAAGGTGGACGACCCGGCGCGGGCCGCTGCTATTCTTAGTGGCTTGCCCTGGATAAACTCGGTCAAGAGGGAGAACGATCATCTGATTGTGGATGCCCCGGAAGAGAGCGCCTCCCGGGTGAGTGCAGCCCTTGCTGAGCACAGTATCTTCCCCTCGGAACTGGTAAGCCACGGCGTCAGCCTGGAGAGCGTATTCCTGCAGTTAACAGGTGGTGAGAGCGGTGACTAG